Part of the Anopheles coluzzii chromosome 3, AcolN3, whole genome shotgun sequence genome is shown below.
GTTACGAGTGTCTTGGTAGAAAACCCCAATTTATCATTCTACGCATCCTAAAAGTAATGTGGAAAGGACTCAAAAGTAAATAGTATTGTGCCCACCTGCTTTTTATTATCTCTCCAaccacttcttcttcttcttctatttggcgtaacgtcctacgcggacatgccggcctatacaggttttcgagacttaattcattaccacgcagccggatagtcaatccttgctacggggggactgTCCATTCTGGggttgaacccatgacgggcatgttattgagtcgttcgagatGATGTAccactgtaccacgggaccgcccctacCAACTACTTATCTAGGTCGAATAAATCCAAAACGGTTTAAATAGTGATACAATGATGTGGATCAAGCATTTAACCTGGTGGTCAAATATTGTAAATTTGAGAAAACTTGATACAAATTACCCGTCATCTTAACGTACATTTAGTAAGGTATATTATCATGTTGTATATGTCATGTTGTACACCAATGATAAGAATACTGCATTCCTTAATCATTTGCTCAAAAATTATGCTCAATAGCTGTCTTTGAATTGCGTTaacttttaaataatttatgtttatgcAATTTACTTGTCAACGGGGAACATATATTTTGTTTGTCCTTATCGTATCCAATATCTCAttttcaatcctaaaattcGAAACAACATGTTTAGTAGTTAACTTTGGACAGTTGAGAATAATGCTCCTTTGCTGTCTTCATTTCAGAATCTATGGATAATCCATACTATATAGGGtttttgatcgtatcccatagatttttggttcgttcccataatttattggtattttccgattggatatcaatacggATATCAATGGTGATATGGGAAACGGCCAAATAATCGTGggaacacaccaaacaaatgggaacccaccaaaaattaaTGTGAATAAACTAATAAATCGTGAGCAACCCTTTAAGTTATaaaaaaattttaaattttctgcTGCTTATTAATAAATTAGGATAATAAGTTCCTTCAGTTTTACAAATTTGGTTCAAGCATCATTGATTTATAGATTTCAGTTTTACCTAAAAAAGTGCTATATAGATTTTAGTTTTACCTAATTGCTTTTTACCTAAAAAAGTTAACAATTTGGGTGACTTTACACATTTGAACTACATTTAAGTATCCACTTTCAAGTCGATATTTTGTAAGAACGAAGAAGTCGATCAGTTTTCAAACTCTGATCATGATCCCTAAACCACTTAGTGATTAAAGGACTGTTCTTTTCTTTAAACATTCCATCTAAACTATtaggaactatttcattgaaTCAAAATAATCAATCTTTGCGGAAATCAAATGCTTGTTGCGAGATTTCGTTTTGATTTCAGCCAACACTCCTCATCAGACACTCCAATTGAGCGATTTGGTCCAACACATGATCTCATAGACGCATCACAGTTCACAATCTCCGGAGCACCAAACACGGCATCCCCGGCGATCTCCCATCCACCATCAGTCCGAAAACGGAAATATCGATAGGATGTCCCTGGTGTGCCGTGCTTTCGTTCGCAAAGATTCATTCCCATTCCGTGTCCCACAAGCGGTTCCACAGATCGTGTTTGTCCGATTTTAGCAATCACACAGAAGTTTCCTTTTCCGTCCGAAAATGGCCCAAAAATACGGCGACAAATCTTGTCCGGCCCGACAAGTTggcgtgtgtttgtctgtaTTTTGTATCGAACTGCCTGTCGCGTGGGTGACGGCCTAAAAGAGTGCCTTACATTGCGATGGCGTAGGACGGAATCGGTCGCTGCCTGGGGGCTGCGAAGGGGAAGGAAGCTGCGAAGGCGGGATTGAATGGTTTGGATACGTTACTActtcttttacttcctctTTATCGCTGTCTCTCTCGCGCTTACATTTCTTGGAACCCGTTGGGAGGTGGTAATGTAGTCGATGTCGCCTTCGCACCGGTGACTCGGTGACACGGAGGTGCTGTGTAACCCGATgcaacacactcacgcacCGCACCTTGGCAGCTTTGGGTTGGTGAATCACGCCGGTTTTGTGTTTCTAAATTTggtattctctctctctgtgatgtgatgggtggaaaattcatcgaaaaagggaaattaaaaAGGGCAACATTCGGTGGATGTTTCCGCAGCATCGCGACGTGTTTTAGAACCTTACGGCCACATCCGAAACACAATATATCCCCTCTGCCTGTCCGCCGCCGACGAGAATGCACGCGCCGGGCCGGGATGTTGACGCAACGGAACTAAAAATAGAGCCATTGTTCTTGAAGTTCTTCGCGCATTCCAACGTGCTGCCGTGCTGCCGGCCACTTAAGTGAGAGTGGTCTATCGCTAAGACCGGCGATCACTTCCGTTCCGACGGGATGGGATCTTCTTTCCCGCCGTTTTGCGGGATGCCCTTTGCCGGGAACCGCAATGGGTAAGCAGATCAGATCGATTGCCCGCCGCGGGGTGCGCCGACTTTCGCAACGTACACGCAGCACGGTacgcacacacgtacgcatCGCAGCCCCGGTGGGCTTCATGTTCGGTGCGCGTCATCATACGCGTCGTGGCCGCAAACCGTCGACACACACGTAGGCGTCGCGGGAACACCGCTGCTTCACCGCGACGGCCTTTTCATAATATTTAATTCATGGAGTGAACCGGCGCCGAACTCAGTTCCATCCCGTCCGTCGGCCAGTAAACAAGTGATCTCCTCTACTGCTCCGTGTCCGCGCTCGAAACTGTCCAAGGGCTACCGTgtatgtgcgcgtgtgtgtgcgtgtgtgtatgctggCGTAAACCAGTGCTTAAAACAACATACCGAACCGGCTTCTTCTCGTGCGCGCAGGCGTAAGCGCAccaactctctttctctcgcgcaCGTTATCTCGCGCTCAGCGCAAAACAAGGTGTACAGAGAAAGGGCACGAGGTAAAAGGCATCCCCAACCCCCCGACCGACCGTGGGGAGATTCGTgtgactgtgtgcgtgtgtgtgtgagtgagcggCGGGGTTGTTTCGTTCGCTCAAAAACGCTGCCCTGCATCACGGCACTGTTCAGTTCGTTCGTGCATTCCGGTCCCAGTGCTGCTAGTAGTGTGAccctgtgctgctgctgtctctCTGTTACCCCACTTTGTGCACGGTGTGATCCGACATATCCCCTCCGCACCAACCAAGCACAACGTGATTACCTCATCGCGCATCCGCAAAGTGTGTCAACGCATGGCCGCGCGCAGATGGTTGGAAAAGTGATTCTAGCGCGCTAACTGGCCACGGTTAGTGATAACGGGTGCCATCACGCTATCAGTGCAGTGCAAAAGTGTCGTACAGTGGTGAAAGATAactgaaaaaaacacacccacgCCACAGGGTAATTGAATAATAAGTACGTTAAACGGTAGTGATATTGGTGTGCAATAAGTGATAAAAGTAGAACGCAAAGTGTATCCCGATAAACATGGGGTTGAATAACCGCGACAAGCAGGCAAAGCTGAAAACTCAGAGCCTGCTAGACTCCGAGCGAGCCGGACAGCAAACGGTGACGACGGTAACGGTGGATCATGGTACGGTCGCGATGCCACTGGAGTCGATGGCAACCGTCAGCTCATCGACGGCGAACAACAGCAGTTCGTTCCAGCAGTCGTCATCGCCGTCCTCCTCGACGACCTCGAAGGTCCAGTCCAGTGCAGTGGAAAGTACAGTGCAGCGCAAGTCCTCCGATGGGCGCGTGATCAGTGAAGTGCGTGAGCAAGGCTCCAAGAAGGATGGGCCAAAGTTCAGCACCGTCAGCAGCATGCGCAGTGAGGCTAACCGGGCCAAACAGATCGATAGCTTCATCGAGGAGATACATCACATCGCGAGTGATACGATCGGCTCGACCGCACTGATCGGTGCCCCGGCCGGTATGGAGCTGCCCGCCGGGACGGTCACACAGAAAACGGTGCTGCTCAGTGGTGGTGAAAGTGCGCGCAAGCAATCGTACGTCAGTGAGAGTGTTGGCGGTGGTCATACCACCCTCCAGTCCAGTGTGTCCGGTGATGCTAGTCAGCAGGTGATATCGACCATCGGGCCGAGCAAGATCGAGATCTCGAAAATGGCCCTTGACAGCAGTGCCGTGTCGAGCAGTAGCACCAGCAAAGTCATGCAAAGTAGCAGCAGTGCCATAACGaagcaagagcagcagcaatcatcatcattgtcatCTTCATCGCAGAGTGCGATGCATAGTGAGAAAAATGTGTCCGAATCTAGTGCAATCTCCAGTTCACACAAGTCTGAGTCGAAGCAGAGCAAAAGCTCCCACACgacctcgtcgtcgtcgtcgtcgtcgagcACCAGCAAACTGATGTCGAGTGCTCAAAGCAAGGCTCAGTCTGTGTCGGAAACATTCCAATCGTCCGCACATGGTACGAGCGACAGTGCACAGTCCGGACGACAGACGGATACGCTGTCGATGAACGGTGGTAGACAGTCGCTGTCCACAGTACAGTCATCACACCTGCCGGACCATTCCACGTACGATCAGAAATCATTCCAGCTGGTGGATGGAGATGGCAAGACCCGCCAGCAGCATGACAGCCAGAGCTACTCGATGGCACAGAGTCAAGCGCCGACCACGAAAATCGTGTACGATTCGGCGGGTAATCAGATCACGAGCACTTCCTCCTCGTACCAAGCCGCGCAGGGCTACAGTACCTCCTCGTTCCAGACGGAGTTCTCCGACGGAGTCGATTTGTCGAAGTCGGCCAAGGACAGTTCCGCTGGAACGGCCAAGCTTCGCCAGACGGCGAACAACCAGAATCAAGTGCTGTACGATACAGCGGGCAACCGGATCACGACCACCGGCTCCTCATCGTATCAAGCGGCGCAAGGTTACAGTTCCTCGTCCTTCCAGAGCTCCGAAGCGATGGACTCAAAGTCATCGAAGGACTACATGTCCTCTACCAGTACATCCACGAAGCAGAGTCACAATGTGTCCACTTCCAAGGGTATGACGTCCAGCAGCGCAAAGGACTCTATCATCGACTCAACCACACTGGACAACTACTCGGTGCAGTTGCACGATTCGTCCACCGGTCAGCAACACTCCAACAATATGCTCATGAAAACGGAGTCGGCCCACACCGTGGCCAGCCTTTCGTCGGCACACGACGCACTGGCCAGTACGATCCAGAGCACGCAGCTCATTACGGAATCGGCGAGCGAGGCGCAGCAGCGCCAGCAACACTCCGAGTCGACCAAAACGTACGAAACGTCCTCGCACTATGCGCAGATGGACGAGGAAAGCCGTTCCCGGCGCAAGACGTCCGAGTATCGCGAGCAGCGCGAATCGAATGCCGCCATCCTGAAGCGCAAGATCTACGACGAGCACGGGCGGCGGCTGAACTTGATCGATGAGAAAATTGTGCCGAAAGACATCGTGACGGCGGACCTGCAGGACGACGTGACGAACGTGACCAAAACGTCGTTCGAGGCGAAACTGTTCAACCCGAAGCTGAAGCGATGGGAGCTGGTCGACCAGAAGACGATACTGGAGAAGGACATTACCACCGACATACCGGTGGAGATCGTCCAGGAGCTGGAGGTGGAGCGTCCCGAGCTGGCCAACATCACCACGACGATTCAGATGACGAAGGTTAGTGTTGCTACGCATTGCGGTTGGGTTCTGAAGGTGCTTTTGAACATCACAACTAACATTAATCCCTTAATGTGCTTGTATGTGTAGGTATACGATGCCAAGACCAAGCAGTGGAAAACGATCGATCAGAAGAAGCACATCGATGTGCTGGAAAAGATCACCTTCCTGGAGGAAAGCTCCGGACGCTCGGAGCTGGACGAGTCGGAGCGAACGAAAAACATGAAATCCATGGACATGGTGGTAGGTCTCGATGAAACAAGACACATCTAGATCATTTTAAAAGCTGCATTTTGTACTCGCATTTGTTCTTTCACAGGACCGTGTGACAATCAAGGAGGTGAGCGATCTAAGCGATCAGAAACGAAACCAGATCAACAAAACGTCCAAACGCACAGACCAACAAACCATCCAGGAGCAGTGCATCTGCGAAATCTGTACCTGCGGGTAAGTGTAACAATGAGTGGGGCGACCTCCCTGATGCCCACGTTTTTCTGTCCTCTTATTGGTCTCACGTCTGGCATTCAAACACCCACCAGCGGCATGGGGTACGTTGCATGTCCTTCAAAAGCGTTCAACGCGATCGGAAGAGGAAACTGCAGCGCACAGACGGCGATGCTCGTCCCCCTACTTGGTCGGAATTAATAGCTCCCACTGGTTCACTTCTCCCAATTCCTCCATGTCTCAttcattcccccccccccctcccctgaCCACTTGCCCCCAATCAATGCCGACGACCGTGTGTAAACCTTAAATGGTCAATTGGCAAGATCGCCGTGCTGAGCGTGTTTGCGGTTCGTTTGGTCGCCGTCGTTTCAATTTATGCTCATTTACAATCAACCTACGCGCCTTGCCCGCGATGACATCATCGCGGGTGCTTTGCCACGATTGAGCCCGAGATGCGAGATAGtggtgttgctggtggtggtagttgtgcgATCATCATCGGCAGCGCCCGCTGTCAGCAATGTTGggtgttatttatttagtttgttttggtttgcctCTTGCCACGGATGCTTTCAGCTGTGAGCTCTTTTGATTCTTCTCTTCACACTTCTTCATTGTGTGGCGATTCCCTTTATGTACAGGGTTTCTTATGTATTTTTGACTTTTTGTGATTACAACAAAGCGATGAAATAGGGGtagttgtattttttatttttctaagtaaaatacaaaaacaagaaacatgatgtataaaaaataatttatttcgtCGAGTATTTTTAAACTCATATTTTTATGTATTGGACCAATTTTTCTTGGTCAAAGGCTTTTTTAACGACACCACAATTCTCATGTGCCTCTCAAATATAATCAAAAAGCTTTTATCAAGAGAAACTAGTTCACTTAACCCATACCGGTCATGGAATTGATCCCAATCTCATAAAGGTTTTAGTATTGGTTCCGGAACCATATTTGTCTTGAAACTGTTTTTAAACGTATAACATTCCTGTCCTTGAACTAATCTTATAAAATATTACCCCTGAAACTGATCATGAATCTAAACCTATCCTGAATTTAACTAAGCACTCCCACTGTCTCTAGAGTTGATCCTAACACCATGTCGTTTCCCAAATTAATCTCCAACTAAATCGAATCAATACCGATCCTGGTATGATTCCGGGCACCATTTACACTTCAATGGTTTGATggcggggggggaggggtgctCAGAATCCCTGTACTGGGTCCATATACTTTATGAGTCCCTTCATCCATGGGGCCCCTATATAGCACAGAAGCTCCTGCTGAGAGTACTGTACACATTGTTCTATATGCTGGAATTACCATACACTGGGCCCCTACATTGACGGGGtcccccgcggccgctcagtccgcgcaccgttaaatccgccactgggtTTAGGTACTTAGgcgaaagcggggcaaaatgggcatgtggggcaaaatgggcaccctctatttaagcattttttgactacaaagatactttgcaatgctcaaaatgtattcattagagtgttctattaacaccatgtaagtttcataacccttacataacaaataacgaagaaaaatgcaaaataaggtttagtagcatattgatgtaatttttgccacttcgaaaataagcttaaaccagtgtcacagggatgcgttgaagttttacacGATATGTTTTTagagatatgatatttctatacaatttgtctgaagaaagcaaggcgattgaatgcgtatttttactaatataacaaaaattacaaaaatgcttcacgtggggcaaaatggacagttacacttggggcaaaatgggcagatgcttttgacacAGCTTCTAAAGATTCGaatttgtagatttaaacgtgtaaaaactgttgtaattttgataacatatttttgtaagaattttaagggcttttctgaccagcaaaacaaaagatagaacgaaaatacatttcacgaaacgtgcgcaaaagcatagaccattacctaagcgcagttgttgtggcccattttgccccagtgtGTTGACGTTTCACACTTTGTTTACatgtgcccattttgccccagggctatgcccattttactaTTTTGTCAAAAAAGCTTCTCGAAAAACATCAACTtgtattttacattattttaatgtttttaagttgttttcattctacgtggcaattttaatccatagataaatggtggagacatacaataatgaaagagaTCATTTAGCCCCGCTTTCTCCTACGTGAGTAACTGATTCCGCTACCATATTTGTCAATGAAACATTTCCGGCATCTGTTTTAAATATTCAGCGCAGTTTTCCGATTAATTAGCCAGCACATAACttactattttttaaaaattataaattaattgTGTATATCCTTTTATGAACTTCACATTTCAGACGGCATAACTGCTACAACTGTGGAGGAGGTACTGCAACGACACAAACTAAATCCTCAAAATATACTGCCACGAGCAATTCGGAAAATGTTTACCATCAAGGTAAATTTAATCCAGATATAAACTGTATGTGCactataattatttttattattttcttcttttagaAAATTTCACATCAGAGCTCAGTGCGCAAGCAACGTCGGGAAGACGAGGAACATGGACAATAGAAGATGCAGAAGATCATCTGAATCGAAGGGAATCGTACACGATTGAACATAGCAGCACCGCAAACGAAACATCGGAACGCAGACTCACGTGGACGAAGGATGATTTGGAAAAGGTTGATGTCACGAAGCTTAAAGCTGACTACATGCGACCAAAACCAATCAAGCATGAAGATAATCTCAAGCCCGAAGGAGCATTTACGGTGCCGGAACGAGCAGGATACACCCCAGGGGAGCGTGTCAAGCCGATAAAACCCGATGACAACCTTCGTCCAGAGGGCGAGTTCTCTACTCCAGAGAAGCTTCAGTACAGACCGGCCGAGCGTCCAAAGCAGGTTCGACCTGAGGATAACCTCAGACCGGAAGGAGACTTCGAGAAACCTGAGAAGCCTCAATACAGACCGGCCGAGCGTCCGAAACAGATCAAACCTGAGGATAACCTGCGTACTGAGGGAGAGTTCCAGGCTCCTGAGCGTCCAGAGTATCGTCCTGGAGAGCGACCGAAGCCTGTGCGTCACGATGATAATCTTCGTCCCGAGGGAGACTTCGAGCGTCCCGAGAAATCACCATTCCGACCAGCCGAGCGACCGAAGCAGGTTCGTCCTGAGGACAATCTTCGTCCAGAGGGCGATTTCTCTACTCCAGAGAAGCTTCAGTACAGACCGGCCGAGCGTCCAAAGCAGGTTCGACCTGAGGATAACCTCAGACCGGAAGGAGAGTTCGAGAAACCTGAGAAGCCTCAATACAGACCGGCCGAGCGTCCGAAACAGATCAAACCTGAGGATAACCTGCGTACTGAGGGAGAGTTCCAGGCTCCTGAGCGTCCAGAGTATCGTCCTGGAGAAAGACCGAAGCCTGTGCGTCACGATGATAATCTTCGTCCCGAGGGAGACTTCGAGCGTCCCGAGAAATCACCATTCCGACCAGCCGAGCGACCGAAGCAGGTTCGTCCTGAGGACAATCTTCGTCCAGAGGGCGATTTCTCTACTCCAGAGAAGCCTCAGTACAGACCGGCCGAGCGACCGAAGCAGATTCGACCTGAGGATAACCTCAGACCGGAAGGAGAGTTCGAGAAGCCTGAGAAGCCTCAGTACAGACCGGCCGAGCGTCCGAAGCAGATCAAACCTGAAGATAACCTGCGTACTGAGGGAGAGTTCCAGGCTCCTGAGCGTCCAGAGTATCGTCCTGGAGAGCGTCCGAAGCCTGTGCGTCACGATGATAATCTTCGTCCCGAGGGAGACTTCGAGCGTCCCGAGAAATCTCCATTCCGACCAGCCGAGCGACCGAAGCAGGTTCGTCCTGAGGACAATCTTCGTCCAGAGGGCGAGTTCTCTACTCCAGAGAAGCCTCAGTATAGACCGGCCGAGCGTCCGAAGCAGGTTCGACCTGAGGATAACCTCAGACCGGAAGGAGAGTTCGAGAAGCCTGAGAAGCCTCAGTACAGACCGGCCGAGCGTCCGAAGCAGATTAAACCTGAGGATAACCTGCGCACTGAGGGAGAGTTCCAGGCTCCTGAGCGTCCAGAGTATCGTCCTGGAGAGCGACCGAAGCCTGTGCGTCACGATGATAATCTTCGTCCCGAGGGAGACTTCGAGCGTCCCGAGAAATCACCATTCCGACCAGCCGAGCGACCGAAGCAGGTTCGTCCTGAGGACAATCTTCGTCCAGAAGGCGATTTCTCTACTCCAGAGAAGCCTCAGTACAGACCGGCCGAGCGTCCAAAACAGGTTCGTCCTCAAGATAACCTCAAGCCCGAAGGTGATTTCGAACGACCTCAGCCTACGATTGTAGGAAAGGCCGAGAGAGCTCAGATTGTTCGTCACGAGGACAATCTGTATATGGAAGGCAACTTCGAACGTACTGAGAAAACGGTTTACATATCTGGCGAGCGACCGAAGCCCATAAGACCTGATGATAATCTTCGTCCTGAGGGAGACTTCGAGCGCCCCGAGAAATCACCATTCCGACCAGCCGAGCGACCGAAGCAGGTTCGTCCTGAGGACAATCTTCGTCCAGAGGGCGAGTTCTCTACTCCAGAGAAGCCTCAGTACAGACCGGCCGAGCGTCCGAAGCAGATTCGACCTGAGGATAACCTCAGACCGGAAGGAGAGTTCGAGAAGCCTGAGAAGCCTCAGTACAGACCGGCCGAGCGTCCGAAGCAGATCAAACCTGAAGATAACCTGCATACTGAAGGAGAGTTCCAGACTCCTGAGCGTCCAGAGTATCGTCCTGGAGAGCGACCGAAGCCCATAAGACCTGATGATAATCTTCGTCCTGAAGGAGACTTCGAGCGTCCCGAGAAATCTCCATTCCGACCAGCCGAGCGACCGAAGCAGGTTCGTCCTGAAGACAACCTTCGTCCCGAGGGCGAGTTCTCTACTCCAGAGAAGCCTCAGTACAAATCGGCCGAGCGACCGAAGCAGGTTCGTCCTCAAGATAACCTCAGACCGGAAGGAGAGTTCGAGAAGCCTGAGAAGCCTCAGTACAGACCGGCCGAGCGTCCGAAGCAGATCAAACCTGAGGATAATCTGCGCACTGAGGGTGAGTTCCAGACTCCTGAGCGTCCAGAGTATCGTCCTGGAGAGCGACCGAAGCCTGTGCGTCACGATGATAATCTTCGTCCCGAGGGAGACTTCGAGCGTCCCGAAAAATCTCCATTCCGACCAGCCGAGCGACCGAAGCAGGTTCGTCCTGAAGACAATCTTCGTCCAGAGGGCGAGTTCTCTACTCCAGAGAAGCCTCAGTATAGACCGGCCGAGCGTCCGAAGCAGGTTCGTCCTCAAGATAACCTCAAGCCCGAAGGTGATTTCGAACGACCTCAGCCTACGATTGTAGGAAAGGCCGAGAGAGCTCAGATTGTTCGTCACGAGGGCAATCTGTATATGGAAGGCAACTTCGAACGTACTGAGAAAACGGTTTACATATCTGGCGAGCGACCGAAGCCCATAAGACCTGATGATAATCTTCGTCCCGAGGGAGACTTCGAGCGTCCCGAGAAATCTCCATTCCGACCAGCCGAGCGACCGAAGCAGGTTCGTCCTGAGGACAATCTTCGTCCAGAGGGCGAGTTCTCTACTCCAGAGAAGCCTCAGTACAGACCGGCCGAGCGACCGAAGCAGGTTCGACCTGAGGATAACCTCAGACCGGAAGGAGAGTTCGAGAAGCCTGAGAAGCCTCAGTACAGACCGGCCGAGCGTCCGAAGCAGATCAAACCTGAAGATAACCTGCGTACTGAAGGAGAGTTCCAGGCTCCTGAGCGTCCAGAGTATCGTCCTGGGGAACGACCGAAGCCTGTGCGTCACGATGATAATCTTCGTCCCGAGGGAGACTTCGAGCGTCCCGAGAAATCTCCATTCCGACCAGCCGAGCGACCGAAGCAGGTTCGTCCTGAGGACAATCTTCGTCCAGAGGGCGATTTCTCTACTCCAGAGAAGCCTCAGTATAGACCGGCCGAGCGACCGAAGCAGGTTCGTCCTCAAGATAACCTCAAGCCCGAAGGTGATTTCGAACGACCTCAGCCTACGATTGTAGGAAAGGCCGAGAGAGCTCAGATAGTTCGTCACGAGGACAATCTGTACATGGAAGGCAACTTCGAACGTACTGAGAAAACGGTTTACATATCTGGCGAGCGACCGAAGCCCATAAGACCTGATGATAATCTTCGTCCCGAGGGAGACTTCGAGCGTCCCGAGAAATCACCATTCCGACCAGCCGAGCGACCGAAGCAGGTTCGTCCTGAGGACAATCTTCGTCCAGAGGGCGATTTCTCTACTCCAGAGAAGCCTCAGTATAGACCGGCCGAGCGTCCGAAGCAGGTTCGTCCTCAAGATAACCTCAAGCCCGAAGGTGATTTCGAACGACCTCAGCCTACGATTGTAGGAAAGGCCGAGAGAGCTCAGATAGTTCGTCACGAGGACAATCTGTACATGGAAGGCAACTTCGAACGTACTGAGAAAACGGTTTACATATCTGGCGAGCGACCGAAGCCCATAAGACCTGATGATAATCTTCGTCCCGAGGGAGACTTCGAGCGTCCCGAGAAATCACCATTCCGACCAGCCGAGCGACCGAAGCAGGTTCGTCCTGAAGACAATCTTCGTCCAGAGGGCGAGTTCTCTACTCCAGAG
Proteins encoded:
- the LOC120958519 gene encoding serine-rich adhesin for platelets isoform X46; protein product: MGLNNRDKQAKLKTQSLLDSERAGQQTVTTVTVDHGTVAMPLESMATVSSSTANNSSSFQQSSSPSSSTTSKVQSSAVESTVQRKSSDGRVISEVREQGSKKDGPKFSTVSSMRSEANRAKQIDSFIEEIHHIASDTIGSTALIGAPAGMELPAGTVTQKTVLLSGGESARKQSYVSESVGGGHTTLQSSVSGDASQQVISTIGPSKIEISKMALDSSAVSSSSTSKVMQSSSSAITKQEQQQSSSLSSSSQSAMHSEKNVSESSAISSSHKSESKQSKSSHTTSSSSSSSSTSKLMSSAQSKAQSVSETFQSSAHGTSDSAQSGRQTDTLSMNGGRQSLSTVQSSHLPDHSTYDQKSFQLVDGDGKTRQQHDSQSYSMAQSQAPTTKIVYDSAGNQITSTSSSYQAAQGYSTSSFQTEFSDGVDLSKSAKDSSAGTAKLRQTANNQNQVLYDTAGNRITTTGSSSYQAAQGYSSSSFQSSEAMDSKSSKDYMSSTSTSTKQSHNVSTSKGMTSSSAKDSIIDSTTLDNYSVQLHDSSTGQQHSNNMLMKTESAHTVASLSSAHDALASTIQSTQLITESASEAQQRQQHSESTKTYETSSHYAQMDEESRSRRKTSEYREQRESNAAILKRKIYDEHGRRLNLIDEKIVPKDIVTADLQDDVTNVTKTSFEAKLFNPKLKRWELVDQKTILEKDITTDIPVEIVQELEVERPELANITTTIQMTKVYDAKTKQWKTIDQKKHIDVLEKITFLEESSGRSELDESERTKNMKSMDMVDRVTIKEVSDLSDQKRNQINKTSKRTDQQTIQEQCICEICTCGRHNCYNCGGGTATTQTKSSKYTATSNSENVYHQENFTSELSAQATSGRRGTWTIEDAEDHLNRRESYTIEHSSTANETSERRLTWTKDDLEKVDVTKLKADYMRPKPIKHEDNLKPEGAFTVPERAGYTPGERVKPIKPDDNLRPEGEFSTPEKLQYRPAERPKQVRPEDNLRPEGDFEKPEKPQYRPAERPKQIKPEDNLRTEGEFQAPERPEYRPGERPKPVRHDDNLRPEGDFERPEKSPFRPAERPKQVRPEDNLRPEGEFSTPEKPQYRPAERPKQVRPEDNLRPEGEFEKPEKPQYRPAERPKQIKPEDNLRTEGEFQAPERPEYRPGERPKPVRHDDNLRPEGDFERPEKSPFRPAERPKQVRPEDNLRPEGEFSTPEKPQYRPAERPKQIRPEDNLRPEGEFEKPEKPQYRPAERPKQIKPEDNLHTEGEFQTPERPEYRPGERPKPIRPDDNLRPEGDFERPEKSPFRPAERPKQVRPEDNLRPEGEFSTPEKPQYRTAERPKQVRPEDNLRPEGDFEKPEKPQFRPAERPKQIKPEDNLRTEGEFQAPERPEYRPGERPKPVRHDDNLRPEGDFERPEKSPFRPAERPKQVRPEDNLKPEGSFEKPEKPQYRPAERPKQVKPLDNLRPEGDFERPKPTPVGKPDRAQIVKHEDNLRVEGNFERVEKTVFVAGERPKPIKPDDNLRPEGDFMTPEKQQFRPAERPKQIKPQDNLRPEGDFERPQKSPIGPGERPKPIRHDDNLRPEGSFERPEKATFKPAERPKQIRPEDNLRTEGEFEKPEKPQFRPAERPKQVKPQDNLQIEGDYNTFKEYTEQKQRKEAILKEVHEPGIADGAVLVTTQTVTTILKGEKKQPTGRQVTSNEVHDHATRSESESFTHSHSQHQQQHHTSEQVSSSTAINRAQRIEASTNERDQTTSQRSATKHSQSIHDVSGRNVAESITNHSQHHVVNGKTVVGGMTEHQSHSSHSLKSSSSSSKVHQTSSSTMQQHSSAIKSSSSSSSSSNTHQHQDSLHQLQHGETRHTRTNGTIVTGDDGGPLPGGVQHHTREQMTGSQVSSSSSKVVIDGKVVTDKSASSKLASEKLAIDGVVVTDKSFVERQKTGFDGMESISNVQTTGQNVHGATSSNLQDTTSTSTGSHSSTKTQSQTRSTNNIIHAESSTNGHPVGRRNGSLTTSSQAGSGQMAETQVKKLIGGKWVTKTIKTESKSFAQDHHQHEAVHGDSKMVHSDHVARQQHQTQSAGTEMHSHSISTSSSSVSKSQSSSTIVSDKTVQRGVRETTVSAGSPSGRPAAGARGGSSIVLGESTIDSSSSKRQQTSTTTKLIGGKLVHVTNASDSNNNSSAGKASAQNASNAHHSSLQEQLSSQTASSTSTASNVMKSSRTSESSTTRNTSTIGQQSSTSQQQQQQYNRKNTFASSENVNNSILCRPAQTSTATTTQHAANGVAGGMSVSGSIQRKSISNLNDSAMYSTTNRTSYSSLHRRGKESAESRMQDYVKTLETGTITNRTVRGQPCPPPTLASTGLSNSSSTATASSSTSMSAANQKSLRDYHSAMNVTRSSSTKANASSISFGDDKFHGTSSYKVQYIQQHEGRCPAAAHDNMKLSKVTKQHTYYVRDKK